The Streptomyces sp. 135 sequence AGCGAGAGGACACCGGCGAACGCGAAGGCCTTCAGCGTCGCCAGGAGCGCTTCGAAGATGTTGTCGCGGATGCCGGAGTAGTTGAAGATGTCCCACAGGGCGCCTTCGAACTCGCCCTTCTCGTTGAGCCGCAGGACGACCCAGACGAGCAGGCCGAGCACCGCCGCGGTGCCGACGACCGAGTAGATCCGGTTGCGGACCTTGGCCTTGGGGCCGGGTGCGTCGAAGAGGACACTGGCGCTCATCGGGCCACCTCCATACGGTGCTCCAGCAGCCGGAAGGCGCCATTGATGGCGTACGTGATGATCAGGTAGGCGAGGGTCACCCAGACGAAGATCATGGTGATGTCGTAACCGTCATTGCTGAGGGTCTTGGTGACGTTGAACAAGTCGACGTTGTCGAAGCCGCCCGCGATCGCGGAGTTCTTCGTCAGCGCGATGAAGATCGACCCCATCGGAGCGATCACCGCGCGGGTGGCCTGGGGGAGCACTACGACCCGCATGACCTGGGTGAAGCTCATGCCGATCGCGCGAGCGGCCTCGGCCTGGCCCATCGGCACGGTGTTGATGCCGGACCGCAGCGCCTCGGCTACGAAGGACGAGGTGTAGAAGCCCAGCGCCACGACGCCGAGCACGAAGGAGTCCATGTCCGGGAACAGGATCTTCGGCAGGATGAAGAAGGCCACCAGGAACAGCAGGGTCAGCGGGGTGTTCCGGAGGATGTTCACCCACGCGGTACCGAAGACGCGCAGTGGCGGCACCGGTGAGACCCGGAAAGCGGCGATGATCACGCCGAGCACCATGGCGATGATTCCGCTGACCACGGTCAGCTCCACGGTGCCGATGAACCCCTCGCGGAACAGCGACAGGTTGTCGGTCAGTACGTTCATGAATTCTCCGCGAGAGGGCGGTCGGGCGGCGGCGGGCTCACAAGACACCC is a genomic window containing:
- a CDS encoding amino acid ABC transporter permease, which produces MNVLTDNLSLFREGFIGTVELTVVSGIIAMVLGVIIAAFRVSPVPPLRVFGTAWVNILRNTPLTLLFLVAFFILPKILFPDMDSFVLGVVALGFYTSSFVAEALRSGINTVPMGQAEAARAIGMSFTQVMRVVVLPQATRAVIAPMGSIFIALTKNSAIAGGFDNVDLFNVTKTLSNDGYDITMIFVWVTLAYLIITYAINGAFRLLEHRMEVAR